A single region of the Salarchaeum japonicum genome encodes:
- a CDS encoding tyrosine-type recombinase/integrase yields the protein MADTNLEPIPPSDAVEMHLESMEHDAADWTQVSHESHLRAFVEWCREHGGIDSMADLDGRDLYQFRIWRRNGGYSKGKTDELAPKTIHGALATLRSFLRFCAQIEAVEEDLYEKVPLPSLSKHEEVSDSTIEPERVPPILDYLSQYEYASREHVIWTLIWHTGARSGGVRALDLRDADLDTDTPGLNYVHRPGSGTPLKNDDDGERYNRISRSVASTLQDYIDGPRKNVEDDHGRRPLVTTRYGRVSSSSIRQTFYRWTRPCRVGVVCPHGEEPDTCEWATADGASSCPSARSPHDVRKARVTKYRNDGVPRGVVSDRLDASEDVLDKHYDRASQREKADRRWQFLNDD from the coding sequence GCTGATACCAATCTCGAACCGATTCCGCCTTCGGATGCTGTAGAGATGCATCTGGAGTCGATGGAGCACGACGCGGCGGATTGGACGCAGGTGTCTCACGAGAGTCATCTGCGTGCGTTCGTCGAGTGGTGTCGGGAGCACGGCGGCATCGACAGCATGGCCGACCTCGACGGACGCGATCTCTACCAGTTCCGTATCTGGCGCAGAAACGGCGGGTACTCGAAGGGGAAGACAGACGAACTCGCACCGAAGACGATTCACGGCGCGCTGGCGACGCTCCGCTCGTTCCTTCGGTTCTGCGCGCAGATCGAGGCCGTCGAAGAAGACCTCTACGAGAAGGTGCCGCTGCCCTCGCTGTCGAAGCACGAGGAAGTGAGCGATTCGACGATAGAACCCGAGCGAGTGCCGCCGATTCTCGATTACCTCTCGCAGTACGAGTACGCGAGTCGGGAGCACGTGATCTGGACGCTCATCTGGCACACCGGCGCGCGGAGCGGCGGCGTGCGCGCGCTCGACCTCCGAGACGCTGACCTCGACACGGACACGCCGGGACTGAACTACGTGCATCGGCCCGGGTCTGGAACTCCCCTGAAGAACGACGACGACGGCGAGCGGTACAACCGAATCAGTCGGTCGGTCGCCTCGACGCTCCAGGACTACATCGACGGCCCCCGGAAGAACGTCGAGGACGACCACGGGCGGCGGCCGCTCGTCACTACCAGGTATGGGCGCGTTTCATCCTCGTCGATTCGCCAGACGTTCTATCGGTGGACGCGGCCCTGCCGTGTCGGCGTGGTCTGCCCGCACGGAGAGGAACCCGATACGTGCGAGTGGGCGACCGCGGACGGCGCGAGCAGCTGCCCCTCAGCGCGGAGTCCACACGACGTGCGGAAAGCGCGCGTGACGAAGTACCGGAACGACGGCGTGCCGCGCGGCGTCGTCTCCGACCGCCTCGACGCGAGCGAGGACGTGCTGGACAAGCACTACGACCGAGCATCGCAGCGCGAGAAAGCAGATCGTCGCTGGCAGTTCCTGAACGATGACTGA